The sequence CCATCTACcttctgttttttgcttttgtttttaatttttggccacaccccatggcatgtgggatcttagttccctgaccagggatcaaacccacaccccctgcattggaaggcagagtcttaaccactggaccaccagggaagtccaatcaTCTACCTTCTTATCCTCAGGGATGAGAGGGAACGTGGGCCATGGTTTTCTCCCTTGGGGATCCTTATGTTCCTCTCCataacccctccccacccccaaactctGATATATCTGCTAAAGTGCTTTTTATCACTGTGCTCCTTGCTTATTAATCAAGGGACAATTCTAAGTGCTGCATGTTCTAGAAACCTCTCAACTTGCTTGTAGcgtgtttaattaattttttattaaacccTCTCTCTGAGTAATAACATCATACTCATCATAAATAAAGAATCAAGGTCAGAATTCAATGTTTACTAGTTCAAGTTTTTGAAGGAAATTGAAGCTAGTTACGAAAAGACATTCCAGATTTTTAAGTGATTGTGTTTATACTAGAAAAAAAGTTTATAGATGTACCTATCTGCATGGAAAGCAGCTAAAAGAAAGTGTTTAGAGGCCCCTGGTGACGGAAGGGACATGAGATATGAAGATACAGCATCTCTGAATGGGACTCGGGAGTGATAGGAAAAGGGGAGTGTGTGAGTTTGCTAGccaacaaaataccacagcctgggtggctgaaacaacagaagcTTCTTTTCTCACCGTTCTGGCGGCTCCGGGTATCACCGGGTTTGTTTTCTcctgaggcccctctccttggcttatagatggtcCCCTCTGTGCTGGGTCCTCATGTGGTCTTTGCTCTATGAGTTCACATACCTGGTGTCTCTTCcccttcttacaaggacaccagtaaTATTGGATTCATTTAAccatttaaccttaattgcctTTTTAAAGCCCTATTTCCATAAAATGGGTTAGGACTCCAACCTACGAACCTGGGGGACACAGTGCAGGCTATGACAGAGGGTTAGCTTTGTTGCATGAAATTTCAATGTACCTCTACTGGAACTTCTATAACACTTTCATAATACTCACTACTGATTCGAAAAAAGATTGCAAACTCTATGCCTGAGAATGGCTTCTCCTAGTGCCTGAGACtatcttctgtcttttcttccagAAGCCAGCGGCAGCAGCAACTCAACCTTGACTGTCCACCATCCAGGCCTTGAGACCCTGGAGCAGTGCCCCAGTAAGCCTCTCCTGGCAACCTCCCTAACCCCAGGGCTCACCCTGGAGCGGGGAGGGACACTTAAGCCTCCTTGCTTTCTGCCCGTTGGCATCGGGTGGCTGGGCGCCTTCCTGGCCCTCCTGTGCACCGGTGTGGTTTGCTCACAGCCCCAGAACTGTCTGCAGAGCACGTCTAAAAAGCTCTCTTGGGCTTGGTCCCCATCTAAGCTCACACTCTTTGGTGCAGGTGGCTTTAATGGCCCATCCCCAGGACAGCAGTCGAAACCCCGCTGACTGCAAATGTTTATAGAAATTTGGAAGTGGAAAGACCCTAGACATCAGCCAGTCCAACTTATGCCCAAGGCAGGAGCTTCATTTTGGTACCCTTTGCATATTCGTGTTCATCCTCTATTTGAAGACTTCCAGTGGCAAGGAGCCTACTGCTTCATAAAGCAACCACTGCTATGCGCGTCTAACTAACAGGAAGTTTGCCTTATTCGAAGTTTGCCTCCTTGATTCTGCCTTCATTGGATGACCAGATGTGTTTACTTCTGGGCACTTACAAAGGAGGGTAATAGGCAATAACAGGTAGAGGTTATGAACATGACTTTGGACTCCTACAggcttgggtttgaattctagtTCTGCCATCTCGTGACCTTGCGCAGGTgacagcctcagtttcttcatgtcaaACAGCAGGAATAACTGTGCCTATCACtctgtgaggaataaataaggTACTGTGTGTAGAGCACTTAGCCTAGTACACGGCGTGCTTTAGTAAATGGTGGCTCTTCTATTATTACTGGTCTCAATGTTATGAATATTAGAGAAGAGctcgggggaggggaggctggtgtGACGCTGTCATTCCCGCTCTCTCTTCCCACCAGATGTCGACTTCTGCCCACAAGCAGCCCGGTGTTGCCACACCGGAGTGGATGAATACGGCTGGATCGCGGCTGCCGTTGGTTGGAGTCTCTTGTTTCTCACCCTCATCCTGCTCTGTGTGGACAAACTGATGAAGCTGACTCCAGATGAGCCCAAGGACTTGCAAGCATGAGACTTAGAATCTCTGTCCCAAGAATGTCAATCACCACCAAGTTGTAGGTAATAGCAGGCAGGGATAGCGCTAATGTGATTTCCATTACTTTAAAGTCTTTtaatccttttttgtttgtttttgcttttgtttctgtttttgttttggccgtgcagtgcggcttgtgggatcttagttccccaacgaagGACCAaactcaggcccttggcagtgaaattcggagtcctaaccactggacctccaaggaaTTCCCAAAGTCTTTTCACCCTTAAACTTCAgttaattttaaaagggaaagaaggaggaaatggggGTCCAAGGAAGACAAGATCAGTGCTGCTGCCGTCACACCTAATTTCAAAAAGCACTTGGGCCCTTTATAATCTGATATCTCCCTGATCACCTCCTTTCTCAAGATGGCCCCCATGAAAATTGCTTGTGGTTTAACCATCGCCTTCTTCTGGCTTCCAAGGGTGTGGTACACGAGAAACATAAGCTTCAGTCTTTTAGTCAACACATTCAAAACAGAACTCAGAACCTTCTCACCAAAAACAAGGTGTTGTCCTTTGTCCCATACTTCAGTCAAGGGCGTCACTGTCGTTTCAAAATGTGAAATTCACCTTGGACACCCCAGCTTCCTCACGCCCACGTCCGATGCTTCTCCAGCTCTTGTTCTTTCTGTGATGCATCTCCCATGGCTGTCCTAGCCATTCTCCCTGCCGGCACCCTAGTCCTGGTCTTCACTACACCGTCTGACCATCATGTCaggaatatttcatttcattctcactgCTTCAGGATCTGCACCCCCAGCTTGTCACTCCCCTCATCCCAATGTCTTCCACTTCTCTGCTGTCATTCCCTCTTCTAGGGTGGCTacttccacctccacctccagaaGGAAGGCCGTTCCTCCAAGGCCAGCTCTAATGCTTGCTCTGCCGGCAGCCTTCTCTGCTCGTCTTTGGGAGACCAGAAGCTGGTGGTCTTAGGGCATTTCCGTGCTGCCCTGAGCACAGCCATTGTGAATGGGCCTCTTCACACTCTGGGGCATAATGTTTTCCAGTGAACGGGTGAATGAGCCAATGAATAAGTTCTTGCCCTAGATGAATTTAAGATCATCGCTCTGCATTCAGAACCACTGTTTTTCTATAGACGGTTGACACAACTGACCTCTACTTAGTTCCTGCTGGCTCAGGGAATCCCTCAGGACCAGGGTGTCCCCCATCACTGTGCACTCTTCCAGTGGGAGTCaggaggaaaggagggtgggttcatgagaaggaagaaaggacagtGACTCTTTCTTTATGAAAACATGTCTGCCCTTTGAGAGCAAATATGTGTTTCGAATGGATAAACTCTAAATAAtcataatacagaaaaaaaagaaaagtcagaggCCTCTGAAATAGGAAGAAACATTTTCTAGAGGTGGCAAATGACCCAAAGCCGACCGATTGCTCTTTCAGAAAGTCTGAATAAATTTCCCTGCCAATGAGAACTAAAGGATCGCCTGGCACATTTTGCTATCTTCTGAAGAGCCAGATGGTTTCAGAATCTCAGTTGTTTAATCAGTGAAACGGGATGGATTTATTGTTCCTAAGGGTTAATCATGTAGACACAAGTGTCTATGTAAGCCCCGAGCGATGTCATGGACATACACGTGGATGTGTGTTCCACTTTTTTAGAAATTGAAAGAAAGAGTTTCCACAATACATGAATGGTTTAATTCCTTCGAGATGAAAAGATTCAGTGTGGAGCTCACTTGGATTTAATATCTgtgaacatttttgaaataaatcagTGGGCAATAGTGATAAGAGCACGGGCtcacaaaagcaaaaaagaaagaaagaaaggaaattaagattTATTTCTAACGAATGTGAATAATAGAATTGACTCATGTTGCCTTGGTGAGCTTCAATTTTCTAAGTGGAAAATGTAAGAACTGGACCGAATACACGGTTGCAAACTAGGTTCCAAAAGCTCAGGGAGCTATTCAAGGTGCTTCATGAAAGTGGGTGTGCATGAGGCCCTTCCTTGCAACCAGAGCAGCAGGGCTCTAATCTGTTTTACACGTTTGTGGACCTCTGTGGCAAGACTGCATTTGCTGCCTTAAGGAACGCACAGTCAGAGCACCAGGTGGCACCTGGGACAACGTGTAGATTCTCTGACTACACTGAAATGAATTGTGTGTAGTTGCTGCCACTGTCACAATAAAATTTAGGCATTTTGTGAATTGCTCTTCTTTCACAATAGGAAGGATAGATCAAATCCAAACAATCACTTTTTTCTTTGAGACTGGAAAGAAAGATGGTTATATAATTTGACGGTTATGTTACCCAGATTCTGTCTCTCAGATCCACCCTCAACATGGAATCTCTTTATTCTAGCAAAGCAAAGATGTGTCagtaaattaaaaaggaaaacctgAGGGGGAAAACTGAGGATCAACATCCAGCTAAGAGCTTCCTGGGATAAGGCAGCAGGACCTGCCTAACGGTAGAtgtacttttcatttaaaaactttgcCCTCAGTAACCAAGGCTGTCCTCGGCACCATTACAGACTGTGTGACACAGGGCACATCCAGTTTGGGGCATTTCTAAATATCTCAAAATGCCCTacacagaaatagaatatttaaacaTTAAGGTGTGACACAATTATCTAGCTTTTAAAATCATCATCTTTAAATCTATTCATTTTTAGATGCATGACACCCAAGGACAAATAAACCaagtatataattttcttttatgtatagaAACGTTATTCcatgtaaaattaattaaaaacaagtcTTAGGGTAACTTGGGCCTCTTTTCCACAAAAATACATGTaggcatatttttaaacttagagaaagaacaatctagagttttttttttttttttgcggtacgcgggcctctcactgttgcggcctctcccgttgcggagcacaggctccggacgcgcaggctcagcggccatggctcacgggcccagccgctccgtggcatgtgggatcttcccggaccggggcatgaactcgtgtcccctgcatcggcaggtggactcccaaccactgcaccaccagggaagccctagaaatttTTTTGATGAAGAACATTTCTTTCTGTTGGAGGCCTGGCTTCTGTTTTGAAGTCACATACACATACAGTGACATTCCATGGGTCTTCATCACTGTGTGGGAGGAGTGCCTTGTAGACAACCTCTACCTGATGTCTACAACCAGCCTTGCCTGGCTCAGCCCATCTTCCACACTTCcttccagagtgatctttctaatcCATAAATAAGGGATCGAGTCACTCTTCCCTGCCTAAAATCCTCCAGTGACTCCTCACATTTGACagaggaaactccatactcttACCTGACCCATAAGCCCCTCACTAGCTTTATCTGTTCTATATTCTTCTCACACACCCAGTTCTGAATTATTTCAGCTCTCTCACTATCCTCCAAACCTTCGTTCTTGCTGTTTACACAGCCTGGAACATACGCTTCCCAAGAGGCAGATCTGCCATGAACCAAGAGAAGCTAAAATTTCTGGTCCCCTTTCTtgcatgccccccaccccaaggtcCTCTACCTAATTTTGTATTCCgaattttgtatgtttttgtttttgttttttttaaagcaggaacTCTAATTGCATATGTTTTAGGTCGTAAAACTGGACCTGCCCTTGCTCTTCCCTCCCATCTCCCTCTCCTGATTGAATTCATTTGGTTTACTGGGATTGGTCCTCCAAGTCAAATTATCCCTCCTCCCtggatggacacacacacacacacgtgcaagcCCGCACGCATGCACACCCTACCTCAATGGCCTGTGCTCACCTCCAGGGCAGCACTGTGAAAAAGACTCTCTCCTTAAGggagtggagaaaaaagaaaccctcctacactgttggtgggaatgtaaattggtacagccactatggagaacagtatggaggttccttaaaaaactaaaaatagagctgccatatgatcctgcaatcccactcctgggcatatatctgcagAAAAACATACTgtgaaaagatacttgcaccccaatgttcatagcaccactatttacaatagccaagacatggattcaacctaaatgtccatcgacagatgactggataaagaagatgcggtacatatatacaatggaatactactcagccataaaaaagaatgaaataatgccactgcagcaacatagatggacctagagattatcatactaagtgaagtaagaaagagtcagaaagagaaagacaaatatcatataatattacttatatgtagactctaaaaaataatacaaatgaacttatttacaaaacagaaacagactcacatagaaaacaaacttatgattactaaaacgggaagggggaggagggataaattaggagtttgggatgaacagatacacactactatgtataaaatagataaacaacaaagacctactgtatagcacagggaattatattcagtatcttataagagcatataatggaaaagaatttttaaaaagaatatatatatatatatatatatatatatatatatatatcagaatcactttgctgtatgtctttaacacaatattgtaaatcaactacacttcaatttttttaaaaaaacacacaaagactctctccttgaccaaactcctTTGTGCCTTCTTGTCAACTAGACCTCAACCTAGCCTATAAAAACCACAGACTCAACACAAATGATTTCATCCCCCCCGTTAAAGGCCTGAATCAACACTAACATATTTTCTAACAGCTCAAGGCTGCATCCCTAGGATGACCCTAGCCTCTCTTTTCTCAAGGCTGCCAAAAGAATTTGCTGTGTGTTCTAATCAATGCCTGACAATAGGCCCCTGAGCATATTTTCTTAGGACATTTACTAAAAAGGGCTTAGTTGTGAGTCCTTCCACTGTCCCTTCGAGAtacctctctctccatctatctacctatccatccatccatatctCCTACAACTCAGGACCTGAAACctgttcctttaaaatttattcatcgAGCAGGATAGGCCCTCTGTCCCCCGGTCTCTGTGGGAGGACAGAATCCTAGCTTCAGGGTCTTCAGGTAGCAGGTAGAGCTGGCCTGATCCGCATTTACACTGACCAACTCTGTAATTTCTCAATTCCCTGACTCTCTTGAGCCCCCCtcacctctcccttctccctcatcCTCCCTGTAAAATGCCCAGCCACCTCTGTACAGTTGAGTTCAGGTCATAGCGGACTCGCTTAGCTATGGCAATAGTTATAGTTCTTATTCAGATCTGTCCTCACCACCTTAGTGTCCAgctttgtttatctttgacaACTGAGCACTTTGGACTATAGTATCTACATGCTTGCCTTTCCCACTGGTCTCTCTGAAGGCAGAGACTGTGTCTTTCACCTCTGATTCCTTCTGCCTAACCAGTGTGAAGCAAAAACTCCATAAACATCTGATGAGTTAGTGAATCAGAGGAGACCCACGAATGTGGCCTGTGCAAACAACCACAGTGAAGCAGAAGAGCTGTGAGGACAAAGAAAGAGGCTCTTGGGAAAATTTGAGGTTTCAAGGTTgggaaacatttaaattattgttttcataaGTTCATAAGTATACATAATTAAGTTACTTGTGGAAACAAGTATCTGGCAGACCTACCCCGAAAGTTGATTCCGTGATAAGAGACtaaatatacaaatggacaagGGCCAGACcacatataaaaatagaactttaaCCGAGAGTCTGCAGCAACCAGTCCAAGAAGCCAACCCTCTACCCTCAGCAATTAGTCCAGGAAGTCAAACGACCTCCATAGAAATCGGCCCAGACAGCCAGGATTTGGTTAATAATGGACAGCTTCAGACAGTTTAATTAAttcatcaattctttttttttttttgtggccgctcccattgcggagcacaggctcagcggccatggctcacggacacagccgctccacggcatgtgggatcttcccggaccggggcacaaacccgagttccctgcatgggcaggcggactctcaaccactgtgccaccagggaagccctcattaatCAATTCTTGCCCCAACTTCCAACTTGGGACCAACCACAGAAAGCCAAATAAGTACCCCTGACCAATCACATAGGATGCCCTGCTCCTACTTAGCCCATCTACAGCCATCCCATGCCAACAGCCTCCGACGGGGCACACCTGAAGACCTGAAGTCTTCCTCCTTTCACCATCAAGCTCTCCCACCCCACTGCCTACCTTCGGGTCTCTGTCAAATGTAAATGATGGTGGCCGACTCCCCGAATAAATAGCGTTTGCTTCTTTTCAGTTGGGTGGTCTTGTTTATTTCCACAGTGACTATTTGTTGAACTCTTTGTTGAAACATTTGTCCTGTGCTTTGTACCCTGCAGGAGATCTTTTTACCTCGGAGATTCCTGTTACCAGGTCAAAATGAGAGAAGCTATTGAGAGGGAGTGTTAGGCTGAGTTGCGtgacccccaaaattcatatgttggaattCTAAcgcccagtacctcagaatgtgaccttagttggaaatagggtcattgcaattataattaattaagatgaggttACCCTGGAACAGACCTCTATTGGGCCTTTAATCTGATCTGTCCTTATATAAGAAAGATTTTttggcgcacacacacacacacacacacacacacacacacacacacacggaggacAACGTGTGATGAAGGTAGAGATCGGGATGATGCCCACAGGCCAAGGCCCAAAGGTCGTCAGCAACCACCAGAagttggggggatggggagaggcctggaacagatgcTCCCCATGGCCCTCAGAGGGAACCAACCccgccgacaccttgatctcaggcttccagcctcccGAACAGTGAGACAGGACATTTCTATTGGTCttagccacccagtttgtggtattttatcAGAGCAAccatagcaaactaatacaaggaGTAtggttttttgaaaaaagagCAGTTCCAACTTGAAACCAAGGGGAGTCTTGTGCCCAGGGTTTGCAATGTCTGGACCACAGACATGAAGTGATTGAACATGAACAGATAGGCAGGATGGTTTCCCATGGAGCTTGAAGCTGTGGTCATgtggagtgagtgagtgagtcaCACTTGGGGACCAGAGACCCAGGCCGTCTTCCTGCACCTCCCCATGGCCCGGGATGGCTCTCCTCTCCCACACCACACACTACCTATTCAAGAACAGGTCAGGAGGGTGGAGATGCTGCCTTGGAAGACGGGACGACTAGAGGTGCCAGATGCCAGCCCCAGGGTCACACACATCCTGTGCACGGCACAAAAACACCATTCCATCCAGACTTACCTGCGTGAGGGCTGGGAGTGGCCAGGGGTGGAGAATGCAGGACTTCAGGGCTCTCATGTAAGTCCTGGGGTAGCAGGAAGCCCCCTTCTAGAAAACCCTATAATAAACCCACACTGCACCCATGGCTGTGCACACTGTCGCCTTGTTCTGGCCACACCTGGGGCCCCTGAGCTCGCTTCCCTCACTGGCCCACTCCCTACTTACTGCCTGACACTGCCACGCTTCGTCCCCTCCTGCCCCACTGCCCCCGTCTGACTCTGAATGGTCCTGGGCAGAGGAACACGGAGTGTTTGAGAAGCCAACGCAGGGCGCCTTGGGAGCGCGTGAGCGGGAGAGCGAGTACGGGGCCGAGGCTGCTGCCAGCTGGGATCTGGAAAGCTCTTCTAGAGCAGCTCAGGTTGTTCATACGCACTTACTCAGGTTTCCTTGAGGAATGGGCACCTTTTAAAAGTTGCAAAGAGGTGGCCTAAGGGCTGCCAAaacctaagaaaaaagaaatgacacataAGATGTAACATGTGGCTTCGACTACAGGCTTGTCTGGTACAAAACACACTTGCTATATAGCATATTTGTAAATGCATTGTTTAAGCTGTACTGAaatgggaatttcctggcagtctagtggttaggactccgcacttccactgcagggggcaagggttcaatccctggtgggggaactaagatcccaggtgccgcatggcgcagccaaaaacaacaacaagaacaaaaacaaaaccaaactgtactgaaaagaaaaggctaaagttaaaaaaaaaaaaaaacttgattacAAACAATACTCCATAATGGCCAGACTGATAAAGCGCCGTTGATAAAAAAGGCCACAGCACAGATGCGACACTGTCGGTAGACTACAAACAT is a genomic window of Delphinus delphis chromosome 9, mDelDel1.2, whole genome shotgun sequence containing:
- the TMEM213 gene encoding transmembrane protein 213 produces the protein MAGGPQLASAGTVITEASLLSMKHLNSAPWAALVLSLAFASFHPACLAEASGSSNSTLTVHHPGLETLEQCPNVDFCPQAARCCHTGVDEYGWIAAAVGWSLLFLTLILLCVDKLMKLTPDEPKDLQA